The nucleotide sequence TCCTCGGCGCTGGTGGCCTGGGCCGGGCCCGTTGCGCCGGCGGCGGCTGCCACCACGGCGTCGACGGCCTCCGGCGCTGCCTCGAGCAGCAGGGTGAACGCCGACCGCAGCGCCGAGTCCGCGCCGGACGACAGCTGGGCGGCGACGGAGTCGAGGAGTTCATGCGTCCAGGAGCCGGGCTCGACGGCGGACGCGAGGGCCGTGAAGGTACGCAGAGCCTCCGGCAACGGCCGGAATCCGCACAGCGCCTCGAACGGGGTGAGCGCGTAGATCATCTCGGGCTTGTGGTTCCGGTCCCGGTAGTTGCGGTGCGGTGCATCCCGCGGGACACCGGCAGCCTCCTCGGCGTCGTACCCGGCGGCAGCCTGTTCCAGGCTCGGATGCACCTGGAGGGACAGGGCCGAGCCTGCGGCGAGGACCTTCAGGAGGAAGGGGAGGCGGCCGTCGAAGCGCGCTGACGTGGCCTCGCCGAGAAGCCCCTCGGGGTCCTCGGCGATCAGGTCCGCGAGGCTGCGCCGGCCGCCGCCCGGCTGAACGGCCTGCGAGGGCGAGTCGGGGTGGGCGCCGACCCACAGCTCGGCCTCGGGTCCGCCGGACGGCTCCCGGCCGAGCAGGTCGGCGATGGCGCGTTCCGACCCCCACGCGTAGGGGCGGAGGGTGTTGTCCAGGAGGTACATCGTCGGATCCTTCGGCTGGGAGGTCGTCGGGCTTGCAGTCCGGGCGGGGTCAGGCGGGGGAGCACTCCCCGTTGTTCGCCAGCAGTTCACCGAGGGTGGCGTCGTCACCGATGGTGGCGAGTTCCTGCAGGTATTCCTCGGTGATGCCGTCGTCCGTGGTCTCCGCCGGCAGTTCCTCCAGGAGAGCAGCACGGTCGAGCTGCAGCGGGCCCGCCGCGCCCGGTTCTGCAGCACCCTGCGCCAGGGTCTCCTGCACTCGGCTGTGGATGAGGTCGAAGTCGGGGTAGGTCACGAAGTTCTCCGCAGGCGTGCCGAAGTCCGGGGGGCCGATGGTCAGGCGACGGGTCTCCTGACCCTTCGCCTTCAGCCCGAGGTCCACGAAGCTCGCCAGCTGGTCCTGGGGGATGTCCGTCTCGACGATCTGGGTGCCGGCTGCCGCGATGGACTGGAACCGCGTCAGCACGGTGGCGGGATCGAGCTGGGCGATCATGGCCTGCTGGACGCACTGCTGGCGCGAGATGCGGTCGTAGTCGGTCACGAACTCCCGCGACCTCGCATACCAGAGGGCGTGGTAGCCATCGAGTGTCTGGACCCCCGGCTTGATCCACCCGTCGGGCGGAAAGTGACGGATGGGGTCCGAACCGGGGATCTCGCCGGCCGTGATCGGGACCCAGCCGCCTGCGTCGATCCTGATGCCGCCCATGGCGTCCACCAGCTGCTCGAAGCCGTTCATGTCGACGAGGAGGTAGGCCTGGACCTCGATCCCGAGGACGCCGCTCGCGGCGTCCATCATCGCCTCGGCGCCCGGATCCGCAGCGTCCGGGTACAGGTCGGCGTAGTTCTGGGTCACGTCGGTGTAGAGGCTGTTGATGATGCAGGGGTCTCCGCAGTTGTACCCGTCGGGGTAGGCCTCCCAGAGTGGGGAGTCGTCGGAGAACTGCGCGTTCTGGAAGTTGCGCGGGATGCTGAAGGTCACTGTCGAGCCCGTCTCGGCATCGACGCTGATGACCGAGATGCTGTCGGGCCGGCGGCCCGTGCGGTCCTCGCCGGCGTCCCCTCCCATGAGCAGGAAGTTGTAGCGTCCGTCCACGGGGTCGAATGCCGGTCCGGTCTGGAAGATCGATCCGACGGTCGACCGGCCGACCCCGAGCACGTAGGCACCGTAGGTCAGGGATCCGCTGGTGAGTGCCATGAGCAGGGCCAGGGTGCCGGCCACGAGGGGGCGTATGCCGCGGTCGAGCAGGGGCATCCTGATGAGGCGCAGGGTGTTGATGAACAGGAGGGCCCATCCCGCGGCCATGCCCAGCAGCGCGACGATCAGCAGGAGGGACCACCAGCGGTGGGTGACGACGCCGACGGCGAGGCTGCGGTCGGTCAGGGCGAGGACCAGCCCGAGGAGGACGAGCGCCCAGCAGGTGAAGGTGGTCCTCAGCGCCCGGCGGCCCAGCCGGCGGTCGCCGGCCACGACCTGCGCTGACCCCGGGAGGACGAGCGTCAGAGCGAGGAGGACGAAGGCGCGCTTGGTGCGGACCGGGGGCGATGCGGCCTCCGGGTACCTCACGGGATTGGTGAGGCCGGTCGTGCCCCCGCCATCCGTGTCCTGCACGCGCGTGCCGGTCATCATGAATTCTCGGCGGTCGACGCCGCGATGCGGTCGCGAAGGGCCGCGCCCTTGTTCTCCGCGGTCTCCCGGAGCGCGCCAGCGAACTCGACGAGCTGCCTGCGCAGTACCTGCGCCTGTTCGTCCGTGCCGGCCGCGAGCATCCGGACGGCAAGGAGGCCGGCGTTGCGGGCCCCGCCGATCGACACTGTAGCGACGGGAACGCCTGCCGGCATCTGCACGATCGACAGCAGGGAGTCCATGCCGTCGAGGTAGCGCAGGGGGACCGGCACGCCGATCACGGGAAGCGGAGTCACGGAGGCGAGCATGCCGGGCAGGTGTGCTGCTCCGCCTGCGCCGGCGATGATGACGCGCAGGCCCCGCTCGTGCGCGGTCCGGCCGTACTCGATCATGGCGGTGGGCATGCGGTGCGCGGAGACGACGTCGGCCTCATAGGGGATGGAGAACTCGGCCAGCGCCGCCGCTGCGGCCTCCATGACCGGCCAGTCCGAATCCGAGCCCATCACAAGGCCTACCTGAGCGTTCGTCACTGCATTCCTCCGGTTGATCCTTGGTAATCCTGCGTAATCCGGGCGATCCTCGTCCGGTGATCCGGGCCGGTGATCCGGGCCGGTGATCCGGGCCGGTGATCCCGGCCCGTCGGTCCTGGCCGGGTTGTCAGGCGCCGTCGCGGAGTATCGCGGCAACCCTCGTGGCCCTGGCGCGGACGGCCTCGAGCGGTTCCTCCGGGGCCGCCAGCGCATTGACGTGTCCGATCTTGCGGCCGGGACGCACGTCCTTGCCGTAGAAGTGCACTTTAGCCGATGGTCCTGAGGACAAAGCCGACTGGTACGCCGCATAGATGTCGGTGTTCGGTCCGCCGAGGATGTTCTTCATCACGGTGTGCCGGCCCACGGGGTCCGTCGCTCCCAGCGGCAGGTCGAGGACCGCGCGCAGGTGCTGCTCGAACTGGCCCGTCACGGCGCCGTCCATGGTCCAGTGGCCCGAGTTGTGGGGACGCATCGCGAGCTCGTTGACCAGGTACCCGGCACCGAGGCCGGGCGTCTCGAACAGTTCGACGGCCATGACGCCGGTGACATCGAGGCTCTCGGCGAGGCGGAGGGCGGCGGCGGTGACGGCAGCGGCCACGTCGTCGGGCAGTTCCGGTGCAGGTGCGATCACCTCGTCGCAGACGCTGTTCACCTGGATCGACTCGACGACCGGCCAGGTGACGGCTTCGCCGGACGGGCGGCGTGCCACCAGCACGGAGAGCTCCCGGCTGAACGGGACGAACTGCTCCACCAGCAGTTCTCCGCCCGTGAACCAGGACTCCGCGGCCGAAAGCCCCTCGGCGTCGCGCAGGACGAGGACTCCCTTGCCGTCGTACCCGCCGCGCGGGGTCTTTAGGACCACGGGCCATCCCGTCTCCGCCGCGAAGGCCTCGACGTCGGACGTGCCGCTGACGGCCCTCCACCGGGGATTCGGCAGGCCCAGCTCCTCCACGGCCCGTCGCATCACCAGTTTGTCCTGGGCATGGCGGAGCGCAGCCGGCGAGGGATGGATGGCGACGCCCTCGCGGGCGAGCTCGTCGAGGAGCTCGCCCGGTACGTGCTCGTGGTCGAAGGTCACAACATCGACCCCGGCGGCGAACGCCCGCAGGGTCTCGGGGTCCCGGTAGTCGCCGACGCTCGAGTGGGCCACGGCGGCCACCGCGGACACGTCGGGTCCCTCCGCGAGGACGTGGAGCGTGAGCCCGAGTTCGACTGCGGGACCGGCCATCATGCGCGCGAGTTGGCCGCCGCCGACCACACCTATTACTGGAAAAGTCACCATCACAGGGTACCCACCGAGCGGCCCGCTCCCGGCATCGCTCCCGGACCGCACCTCCTCCGGGCGGCCCCGCACCGGTCCGCTACCACGGATTCCCGGCGGACTCTCAGGCTGCCGGAGTCCGTTCGGCAACCCTGCCGCGGCACCCACACCGTAAAATAGGACGAAACACGCCATGCAAAGGTCAGCCGGGGTGGCTCGCTCTGCTGGCCCCTGTCGCGGTTAGTCCTGCAATCGCCGGGGTTTCCACCCCGGGATTCACGGCGTTCTCACCCAGACCGTGGAGGTTGTAGTGGCAGGACTCATGGATCGGATGCGGGGCCTCGCATCCCTCTTCTGGCGCGAAGTCGCGAAGTTCGGCGCGGTCGGCGGAGTGGCATTCGTCATAGACAACGGCCTGTACTGGTACCTGATCCACGGTCCCATGAGCGGTAGCGAGGTGAAGGCCCGCTTCGTCTCCGCCGGCGTCGCGACGATCTTCGCCTGGGTGGCGAACCGCTACTGGACCTTCCGGCACCGGCGGCAGCCCAACGCCGCCCGCGAGCTCGTCATGTTCATCTTCATCAACGTCATCGGCATGGGCATCGCCGCCGGCTGCGTCTGGGTCGCCAAGTACGTCTTCGACGTCACGGAGCCGAGTCCCCTCTTCCTTGTCGGTATCTTCGGCACCGCGCTCGCCACCCTGGTGCGCTTCGTGGCCTACCGCTTCTGGGTCTTCAGCGCCGAGCTCGACGCCGAGCCCGAGTTCAGCCGCGACCAGGAGATCATCCACCCGCGCGGCACGGAGTCGGGCGACCACCGGGTCGCCGCGGGCGAGCCGGCCGACCAGCCCGTCGAGGCGGGCGAGCCGGTCAGGCAGTCTCCAGCCGGCCCGTGACCCGTTCGCCGGCCAGCAGACGGTCGGTGACGGGGACGCCCTCTTCCACGAGGACGAGCGTGCCGTCCTGCTGCCACACGGTGAGGGCGGCAGCGAGCGCGCGGAGGAGGTCCGTTCCCGGTTCGAGGAGCAGCGTGGGAGCATCACCGGAGTCCCCGTCGGACGGCAGCGTCACGAGGCCCGTGAGGTCCTCGGCCGCCAGGGACCGGCCGCCGGTGTGGACGAGCGGTGCGTCGTCGGCGTGGGCGGGCTCTCCGAGGTAGACGTCGCCGTGGGAGCGGACCTCCGCCGCGAAGTCCACTGCACCGCGGGGCAGCGGACCATCCCACCGGAGCGCGAGGGACCCGAGAGCCACGCAGACGAGCAGGCGGGGTGGAGCGACGTCGGCACCCTCGCGCGATGACAGCACGATGTCGGGCCCCTGCAAGTGACCGGGGGAAGCCGGGGAAGCAGGGTCGGGGAGGACTCCGTCCTGCAGAACGGTGACGGCGCCGACCTGCCAGCATGCAAAAGCGAGCGCCACGGACTTCCAGTGCACGGGGAGGTCGAACTCGACGAGGGTGCCATCGGCCGCGTCGAGTTCGTCCACGAGGAGGTTCGAACTCTTGGCCACCCAGTTGTCGAACACGCGCCCCGAGAGCTCGATCCGGCCGTCCCGGCCGTGCCAGACGAGGCGGGGCGAGGAGGGATTCACGGACCTCAGCCTGGCCAGGATCCCTGCAGGTGTCTGTGGCATGATGGCCCTTCCGTTTTGGGTGACGAGACTACTTGGATTCGCCGCCAAAAGCAGGTAGTCGAACAGGTAGTCAAATCGGCGTGGCGCCCGTGAATGTCTGCTTCCGAGTCTATAAGATTCCCTCCCCGCTTGACGGGTCGGACTTACACACGTGTAATTAGCTCATCGGATTTGTTCCAGCAGCGGGGCGCGAGGGTCGACCCATGCTGATGTTGGAACGGCAACACCGGGAAGGCTGAGCATGGGGCAGGCAGAACGCATTGAGGAACGACCAGACATCGCAGCGCAGGCATCGGCCCGCTACGGCTCACGGGGCGTTCCTGCCGACTGGTTCCTGGACCCCGCAGACCCCCTCGCAGGGGAGCGGTACCTCGAAGAAACCCGTTCCGTGCTCGAGGACCAGGCAACGGCCTTCCTCGCCGCGCATGAGGCGCTGACCTCACTCCCCGACGTCGAGGACCGTCCGAGCAGCCTGTTCGTCCTTCCCAGCTTGGATCCGGAAACCTCCAGCATCCTGCCGGATGAACTCGAGGACGCACGGCCGCAGTCGGCCCCCGCCGGGCAGCCGGTCTGGGTCGGCCTGCCACTGGCTCCGGGCAACCCGGACGACGACGGCGAACTGTCCTGGCAGGCCGACGCGCTGTGCGCGCAGACGGACCCGGAAGCGTTCTTCCCCGAGAAGGGCGGCTCCACCCGTGACGCCAAGAAGGTCTGCGGCGCCTGCATCGTGAAGTCCGAATGCCTCGAGTACGCGCTGGAGAACGACGAGCGCTTCGGTATCTGGGGTGGCCTCTCCGAGCGCGAGCGGCGCAGATTGCGGAAGCGAGCAGTCTGATTCAGCTCCACCTCCGTGTCACCGCCATCGTCGTAGCCCACAATGGCGCCCAGTACCTCCCGCGAACACTGGAAGCCCTCGAACGCCAGACCCGACCGGCCGACTTCTGCGTCGGCGTCGACAGTGGATCGACGGACGAGTCCGCCTCCATCCTCCAACTCCACCTGCCGACCGGGAGCCCGGTCGTCGGAGCGCCGGCACGGGCTGGGTTCGGCACCGCCGTGCGGACCGCTGTCGCCGAGATCCCTGCGCACCGGGCCTCGCAGGACGGGAGTACGCAGCACTGGCTCTGGCTCCTCCACGACGATTCCGCGCCCGAGCCCGACGCGCTCGCCGAACTCCTCCTCGCCGTGGAGCGTGCGCCCTCGGTGACTGTTGCGGGAGCGAAGCAGGTGGCCTGGGACGACCCCCGCGAACTCGTGGACGTCGGCCTGTCCATCAGCAGGTGGGCCGAGCGCCTCACGCTCATCGACGTCGACGAGCACGACCAGGGGCAGTACGACGCCCGGAGCGACGTCTTCGCCGTCAACTCCGCGGGAATGCTCGTGCGCCGCGACGTGTGGGACGCCCTCGGTGGATTCGATCCCGCCTTCCACGGCGTGGGCGACGACGTCGACCTGTGCTGGCGCAACCGCCTCGCGGGCAACCGGGTGGTGGTGGTACCCCACGCTGTCCTGCGCCACGCGAGTTCCAGGCCGCATCCCGCGTCCACTCCCCATGCCGCCCGTGCCGCCGAGGTGTACCTCAGGCTCAAGCATGCGGCCCCCTGGAACGTGCCCTTCCTCGCCGTCGGAGCCGTGCTCGGGGGGCTGGTCCGGTTCCTCCTCGGGCTCCTGGCGAAGGACCCCGCGCACGGCACCGGACAACTGCTCGGGAGCCTCGGCGGTGTCTTCCGGCCACTCAACCTCCTGCGGTCCCGCCGCTCCGCCGCCCGCAGCAGGACACTGCCGCGGTCGATCGTCCGGTCGCTGATCACGTCCCGCCGTGAGGTCTGGTCTCACCGCAAGTCCGTCCTCGACGCCTTCACCTCTCGCGGGGGCTACAGCGGACCGGAGGGACTACAGGCCACGGAGGAGTACATACCGTCGGGCGACAGCCACGACGACTTCGCCGCCCTCACAGCTCCGGCCCGGCCCTGGGTCGGCGCGGGCGCCGTCGTCGCCGTCGTCGTCCTGCTGGCCGCGGCCCTCCTGGGCCTGCACCGGCTGGTCGGAGCGCCGGCCCTCGCGGGCGGTGCATTGCTGCCGGTGGCGCAGGCACCCGGCGCCGTCTGGGACAGCGCGACGGCGTGGTGGACCGGCCTCGGCACCGGATTCGCCGCGCACGGCTCCCCGTTCTCCTACGTCCTCTGGCTCCTCTCCCTGCTGGGACTGGGCTCGGCGAACACCGCCGTCGTCGTCACGATCATCTGCGCCCTGCCGCTGGCGGGGCTCTCCGCGTGGTTCGCCTCCGCGGCCTTCACACGCTCGCGCGGCCTGCGCCTGTGGGCCGCCCTCTTCTGGGGAGCGGCACCGGCCCTGCAGGTGGCGCTGGGCAGCGGGCGCCTCGGCGCCCTGATCGCCCACCTCCTGCTGCCGCTGGCGCTGCTCGGGATCGTCCGAGCGGTCGGGGGTGCGCTGGCGGCACGTGCGCTGCCCGAGGGCATCATCAAGCCGGGCATCAACGGCACCCGGAGCTGGACCGCCGCGGCGGCCGCCGGGCTGGTCCTTGCTGTCGTCACCGCCTCCGCGCCGTCCCTTCTCCCTTTCGTGCTCGTCGGGCTCGCCCTCGCCCTGGTAGCGGGTCGACGCCGCGCCCGCACTCTGTGGTGGACGCTCCTGCCGGTCGTGGCACTGCACCTGCCGTATGCCCTGTCAGCGCTGCGGGACCCGCGCGCACTCCTGGGTGATCCCGGCGTCCCGGTTCCCTTCCCTCCGGCTGCCCCGTGGCAGCAACTCCTCGGTTTCCCCGTGTCCTTCCAGCCCCTGCTCCCGCCGGCATCGACCGGTGTCCTCGGGATGGGGCCGGCGCTCGTGGCCGCCGTCGTCATCGGCGGACCGGTTCTCGTCCTGGCGGCCGCCGCGCTGTTCAGCCGGGGCGGGCACCGCACCGTTGTGCGCTTCTTCTGGCTGCTCACGGTCCTCGCCCTCGCCCTGGCGGCTGCTGCACCGGCGCTGCCTGTCGCGGTGGGCGCCACCTCCCTGATCCAGCCCTTCTCCGGTCCGCTCGTGTCGGTGATGGCTCTGTGCCTCCTGGCGGCCGCACTCTCGGGGCTGCCCGGTCCGCAGGACGGGGAGGCGCCGGCTGCACGTCCCGGCGCCCGCCGCCGACTGGTCCGGATCGCCGGCGGCGTCGTCCTGGCCGCAGGACCGCTGCTCAGCCTCGGTCTGTGGCTGGCCCCCGAGATCGCCGGTCCCCCCGCCGTGGCCGCCGAACCCGTGGTCCTTCCGGGCGCCCCTGCGGAGGAGGCGCCCGACACCGGGGCCGGCACCACCGACTTCGGCACGGGCCTCGTGCTCGAACCCGCAGCCGAGCGCCCCCTGCCCGCCACCGCCGCGGACCGGGGCACCGGACCCGACCGCACGCGAACGCTCGTCATCACCGTCGACGACGACGACACCGTGGGCGCCTCCCTCATGCGCGGATCCGGGACCACCCTGGATGCGCTGAACCCGATGTTCGCCGCCCGCACCCTGCAGGGAAGCGGAGACGCACTGCGCGAGGACAGCGAGTCCGCGCGGATCCTCCGAACCACCGTCGCCGTGATCGTCGGCGCTACCGGTGCCGACCCGCGGGAGGACCTCCGCGACCTCGGGGTCGGGTTCGTGGTCCTCCAGCAGTCCGGCACGGCGGGTGACTTCCTCAGCGGCCGCATCGACTCCGTCCCGGGCCTCACTGCCGTGGGCGACACGGACGCCGGGCGGCTGTGGCGCGTCGCCCCTGTGCTCGACGACGGCACGGAGGACGCCGGCAACCGCACGGCACGCGTGCGGGTGGTCGACACGGACGGCCGCACGGAGGCTTTGGTGGCGTCCGGAGCGGTCAACGCAGGAGGCACCATCGTGGCGGGGGCCGAGGGCAGGACCCTCGTCCTCGCCGAGGAAGCCGACCCCGGCTGGCAGGCGACCCTCGACGGGCGCAGGCTGGAGACGACGTCGGCAGGCTGGCACCAGGTCTTCGCACTGCCTGCCAACGGCGGAACGTTGGCGGTCTCCTACGTGAGCCCCTACCAGCCCTGGGTAGAGGGCGCGCAGGCGATCATCCTCGGGCTCACCGTGCTCCTGGCGATTCCCATCCCGTCGCGACCGCGGGTCGTCCGGCCGACGGGCGGCCGCCGCCCGAACTCCTCCGACCGGCGTCGTCCGCCGTACCCGGACGACCGCGCCGGCCCAGCCGTCTTGACAGACCCAGCCGGCCGGGCTGACGAGGCCGTCCTGGCGCGTCCCTCTCACCGG is from Arthrobacter burdickii and encodes:
- a CDS encoding GtrA family protein, with protein sequence MRGLASLFWREVAKFGAVGGVAFVIDNGLYWYLIHGPMSGSEVKARFVSAGVATIFAWVANRYWTFRHRRQPNAARELVMFIFINVIGMGIAAGCVWVAKYVFDVTEPSPLFLVGIFGTALATLVRFVAYRFWVFSAELDAEPEFSRDQEIIHPRGTESGDHRVAAGEPADQPVEAGEPVRQSPAGP
- a CDS encoding glycosyltransferase family 2 protein, whose product is MPRVRAGERRALRYLGWPLRARAAQIAEASSLIQLHLRVTAIVVAHNGAQYLPRTLEALERQTRPADFCVGVDSGSTDESASILQLHLPTGSPVVGAPARAGFGTAVRTAVAEIPAHRASQDGSTQHWLWLLHDDSAPEPDALAELLLAVERAPSVTVAGAKQVAWDDPRELVDVGLSISRWAERLTLIDVDEHDQGQYDARSDVFAVNSAGMLVRRDVWDALGGFDPAFHGVGDDVDLCWRNRLAGNRVVVVPHAVLRHASSRPHPASTPHAARAAEVYLRLKHAAPWNVPFLAVGAVLGGLVRFLLGLLAKDPAHGTGQLLGSLGGVFRPLNLLRSRRSAARSRTLPRSIVRSLITSRREVWSHRKSVLDAFTSRGGYSGPEGLQATEEYIPSGDSHDDFAALTAPARPWVGAGAVVAVVVLLAAALLGLHRLVGAPALAGGALLPVAQAPGAVWDSATAWWTGLGTGFAAHGSPFSYVLWLLSLLGLGSANTAVVVTIICALPLAGLSAWFASAAFTRSRGLRLWAALFWGAAPALQVALGSGRLGALIAHLLLPLALLGIVRAVGGALAARALPEGIIKPGINGTRSWTAAAAAGLVLAVVTASAPSLLPFVLVGLALALVAGRRRARTLWWTLLPVVALHLPYALSALRDPRALLGDPGVPVPFPPAAPWQQLLGFPVSFQPLLPPASTGVLGMGPALVAAVVIGGPVLVLAAAALFSRGGHRTVVRFFWLLTVLALALAAAAPALPVAVGATSLIQPFSGPLVSVMALCLLAAALSGLPGPQDGEAPAARPGARRRLVRIAGGVVLAAGPLLSLGLWLAPEIAGPPAVAAEPVVLPGAPAEEAPDTGAGTTDFGTGLVLEPAAERPLPATAADRGTGPDRTRTLVITVDDDDTVGASLMRGSGTTLDALNPMFAARTLQGSGDALREDSESARILRTTVAVIVGATGADPREDLRDLGVGFVVLQQSGTAGDFLSGRIDSVPGLTAVGDTDAGRLWRVAPVLDDGTEDAGNRTARVRVVDTDGRTEALVASGAVNAGGTIVAGAEGRTLVLAEEADPGWQATLDGRRLETTSAGWHQVFALPANGGTLAVSYVSPYQPWVEGAQAIILGLTVLLAIPIPSRPRVVRPTGGRRPNSSDRRRPPYPDDRAGPAVLTDPAGRADEAVLARPSHRADQSVMTSHSDRSDTTDRVVLAGPSDPAVPADPFDPTSGSGAEADGLEDDPQPVTSGRGRP
- a CDS encoding WhiB family transcriptional regulator, whose translation is MGQAERIEERPDIAAQASARYGSRGVPADWFLDPADPLAGERYLEETRSVLEDQATAFLAAHEALTSLPDVEDRPSSLFVLPSLDPETSSILPDELEDARPQSAPAGQPVWVGLPLAPGNPDDDGELSWQADALCAQTDPEAFFPEKGGSTRDAKKVCGACIVKSECLEYALENDERFGIWGGLSERERRRLRKRAV
- the purE gene encoding 5-(carboxyamino)imidazole ribonucleotide mutase encodes the protein MGSDSDWPVMEAAAAALAEFSIPYEADVVSAHRMPTAMIEYGRTAHERGLRVIIAGAGGAAHLPGMLASVTPLPVIGVPVPLRYLDGMDSLLSIVQMPAGVPVATVSIGGARNAGLLAVRMLAAGTDEQAQVLRRQLVEFAGALRETAENKGAALRDRIAASTAENS
- a CDS encoding TIGR03089 family protein is translated as MPQTPAGILARLRSVNPSSPRLVWHGRDGRIELSGRVFDNWVAKSSNLLVDELDAADGTLVEFDLPVHWKSVALAFACWQVGAVTVLQDGVLPDPASPASPGHLQGPDIVLSSREGADVAPPRLLVCVALGSLALRWDGPLPRGAVDFAAEVRSHGDVYLGEPAHADDAPLVHTGGRSLAAEDLTGLVTLPSDGDSGDAPTLLLEPGTDLLRALAAALTVWQQDGTLVLVEEGVPVTDRLLAGERVTGRLETA
- a CDS encoding LCP family protein; amino-acid sequence: MTGTRVQDTDGGGTTGLTNPVRYPEAASPPVRTKRAFVLLALTLVLPGSAQVVAGDRRLGRRALRTTFTCWALVLLGLVLALTDRSLAVGVVTHRWWSLLLIVALLGMAAGWALLFINTLRLIRMPLLDRGIRPLVAGTLALLMALTSGSLTYGAYVLGVGRSTVGSIFQTGPAFDPVDGRYNFLLMGGDAGEDRTGRRPDSISVISVDAETGSTVTFSIPRNFQNAQFSDDSPLWEAYPDGYNCGDPCIINSLYTDVTQNYADLYPDAADPGAEAMMDAASGVLGIEVQAYLLVDMNGFEQLVDAMGGIRIDAGGWVPITAGEIPGSDPIRHFPPDGWIKPGVQTLDGYHALWYARSREFVTDYDRISRQQCVQQAMIAQLDPATVLTRFQSIAAAGTQIVETDIPQDQLASFVDLGLKAKGQETRRLTIGPPDFGTPAENFVTYPDFDLIHSRVQETLAQGAAEPGAAGPLQLDRAALLEELPAETTDDGITEEYLQELATIGDDATLGELLANNGECSPA
- a CDS encoding 5-(carboxyamino)imidazole ribonucleotide synthase gives rise to the protein MVTFPVIGVVGGGQLARMMAGPAVELGLTLHVLAEGPDVSAVAAVAHSSVGDYRDPETLRAFAAGVDVVTFDHEHVPGELLDELAREGVAIHPSPAALRHAQDKLVMRRAVEELGLPNPRWRAVSGTSDVEAFAAETGWPVVLKTPRGGYDGKGVLVLRDAEGLSAAESWFTGGELLVEQFVPFSRELSVLVARRPSGEAVTWPVVESIQVNSVCDEVIAPAPELPDDVAAAVTAAALRLAESLDVTGVMAVELFETPGLGAGYLVNELAMRPHNSGHWTMDGAVTGQFEQHLRAVLDLPLGATDPVGRHTVMKNILGGPNTDIYAAYQSALSSGPSAKVHFYGKDVRPGRKIGHVNALAAPEEPLEAVRARATRVAAILRDGA